The genomic stretch TACTTTGTTACTAAAGTCGATGGTTATTCAATCGGTCAATATTTTTGGGCTTGCTacatgattatatatatttaaagcTGCTTAGAACCTTCTCTGAAAATTTACATTGGAACTTGATAATTAGTCTATGATTTCACATGAAACCAAAGGTGTCTGTCTATCTCACTACTACAGATCATGAGTGTTTCTCTACCCTCTTCATTCATACAACAAGAAGGTTGAGTTCTGTGGATAAATTCCACAATAATAAGacatttcaataaattcaatGATGTTTTATTGTCGTGAAAGAACAAATAAGCTCGGAATTTAGTTTCAATCACCTCTGTTGTTCAGATATGAAAAATGGTCAATATATCTGCTTTCTCTTTTTCCTTAGTAACTTTCGATTAAGAGTTCATTTAAAGCAATCATAACTAACGTATTTACTTTCAGAAGGCAAAAACATGTTttaatattaaacaataaatcagATTATAATCAgagaagggttttgtggatagtATAGTAATTCAGTAGTTGAAGTCGTGAGTCGatcgaaactagaccaccatggaaaatctggaattactagaaggccgtttcgtcctaatatgggactcctcagcagcgcgcatgaCCACAAGTCATTTATCAGTTCAGTGACCAATGAATATTTTTGTTTAGAATTATGGAATTTATGGACCAAGTCTTATTAATAAAAAGTACAAACCAACATGTAAGTGCATTTAATTGACAAACTCATAGttgagaaaaacaaaacatacagaATTCCACTATCTAATGAAGAAAATTATTAACTTATTAGTCTCTATGAGAATTTTATTTCGTTTAGTATTTAGTATTTCTTTAAACTTTTAAGCTACTgtagtgtttgtatgaactaaagattcttttgtacttgatgactgcttgatttcgaattccagaTACAATATATTCGTTCATGCTCATCTATCGcctcttgattaaattgcgttatttctgagATTACTAGTTTGTTCCATAATTCAGATACTCCTAATCGTCACATTGGTGCCGCAATAGAGCCTGTGACGGAACAGTTGGGCATTCATTCAACTTCTAAACCTTTTGAAGATTATTTGGAAAGGTTTGAGATGTGACGGCTGATAAATCTGCGACACATTTCCTCGCGTTCATCGGCAAAGAAGCCTGCAGTTTATTAAAAATTCAGCATATCCAGAAAAGCTTATCTCACGCCCTCATACAACTCTTAAGGAACTGCTATTAAATCACTTAAAACGCACCAGTTTTGAATGGTGTGAGAGAGAAAAATTCCATAAGATGATTCGTCAGAATAACTAAAAGGTTGGGGAATTCATCCTTGAATTGCAAAGACAAGCTGTCAAATGCAATTTCGGTGATCAACTTCTTGTGCAGCCTCGTGACAGACTGATTGCAGGAATTAGCATACCGGGTCTGGAAAGAAAGCTGTTAAGAATGTCGAACGGTTCAAGATGCTAGAACTGCGTGTATTAACTACAAATCAGTGAATGGACTCTAGATATCCAGTCGATGAAAATTTATAATACTTTGCTCAGTCGTGATGATGAAATACAATCTCAGGGTCGATCAAACTTGCATTCGGTCAATAGTGATTCCTATTCTTGTAAAAATATAAAGCGTGATTTAACAAGGAATTGCAAAGTAAATCACAAATGTGAGAACAAGTTTGGTAAGTGTTTGTCCTGTGTCAGATTTCATCCACTTAATTCGTGTTcgtttagtaattataaatgttttaaatgtggcaAGGTAGAACACAGTatgcaaaactactgttcactttgctTCAAGTAGTACCAAGTCTAGTAATTTAGATCCCAATAATTAGGCCGTTCCTAATGATCATTTATGTTTACCCACCACTTCGAAAGGCaatgttcatattcaaaaaCGAATATATACATTCCTCGCTTCATTTCATGACATTATTGTAGACACAGGTAGTATAGAGTTCATTATTTCATACAATAACCTGAAATCTTTGGATTCTAATGTTGTAGTACGACTCGCTGAAGTCTCAGTATTGGAGATTACTAAAATAAACTTCCCATTCGAGGATGCTGCGAATTGCCAATACGAGatgataattattcatatatGCCTTGTGGGTTTTTAGTTGGTGAAACAGGACCATCAATAATGGgtttaaaaatttgaaaagGACTAAAGTGGGGTTGTCTTTAATAGTTTCTAAAGAAATGTCTGATACTCTAATTGAAGATTTGTTAGATGAATATGCTAAGTGGGGGTTTGAAAATTTAGCCCATAAAACCTTAAGTACAGGATGATTCAGACTTTCCTAAAGGAAGAATAGTTCTCAATGGCCTCCAAGAAACAGTACATAAAGACATAAACCGATTCATGTACGAAACGTTTAATCGAACCGATCCAGTGTTTAGCATGAGGTACTACTATTGTTATACCCTTGAAGTCGGGTGGCAAGACCCCTAGAATATGTGGTGTCTATAGACTAACACTGAACTACTGTTTGTTGAACCAAACGTGAATGACAGGAGAAGCTGATGATATTCTAAATCGACTTCGTGGTTCCAAGGTGTTCTGGAAAGTTGAATTGAATGATTCATATCTTCGAATTCTTCCagatcaatcttcatctatttTGACAACAACTAACACTCCTTTTAGcctttcaaaataaaacttcCCTCCATTTGGTCGAAGTTGTTCTCCAGGCATATTCCAGGAAGTGATGAATAATGTGGTCGGTGATCTTGAAggtgttgaagtttatcaaaATGATCCTCTTATTCATGATAGTGATATTTAATATCttgacatccaattcattcaaaCGGCGTGAGGAACAAAAGTTATGCTTATGAAGTCTActaaagtttcttcaaagtgatgctgTTCTTCGAACTCACTTCACTGGTTTACATTCCGCACTTATAACTTGTGCATCACCTGTGAGTATTGGTGCAGTTTAGGAGCAGGAAGGTAGACCATTTATCTGTATTTCACGCAAACTTACTGTTACTGAACAAGGTTACTCACAAACACAGCGAGAATATTTCTGTTCAAAGCAATACATAGAGTGCAGAATTCTCTGGTAGTAAACCTCAATTTAAAAGATCCATAACGACGTCACAATCTGGTTACAGATACACACCTAGCAATCTAATTTGAAGTTGAGACTCACACCGAATGTGGATGTATGACATACAAAATAAACTACTACCACCCACTAGAGGTTCGGTGCACCAACTTCTATTTTACGATTCTGCTTGGTGTACTGGAATTGAGATCAGAATTATTCGTTTGTTAACTAATGTATATGTCCGCAATGTTAGCCATGTCATCTGCTGAGCACCAAACAGGTTTACGATTGAGTTAATTTCCACTTGGTTCACGGGTAGTCAGATGTTCCCCAAAAGATAAATAACACAGAATCTATCTCAATTTATCATAGTCCAAAATACAAGGCAAGGAGATGCAGGTTTCAACTACTGTCCTGGTCTCTTCTTTACAGAAGtattatggtgtatgctacttatgccgACATAGATTAgaagtatgtaacaccaatcggaagtgaaaATCCTGGTAGCAGAAGGCTAAGGAGATCCAGTTGAAGAGAACAGAAGGGAAAAAGGGAAGGAATTGTGAACTAGAAAACAAAACAgtatgtgaaggacaaatgatggtgtagggtcagtgaaatgtcactgaaccctagccaaatcatccggcagttgggtcactgaatatcgaacagatcaccGGTCCTTGTCAAGGTCAAAgacagtcaacgcgcatcagttaatcatacgccatggactggcccatgcggcagtggttctaatttcacttgtatctactttaactaatatattcctgtaataaagtcctttgtgttgtagagtcttcagagcatctatggtcccttgatacgtctatggggcaatccacgtaaggtgctggtcgcgaggtgtgacttcgaagttagctcgTTCGTCACATCactcccgtctaactcgagtaggcctccaatcatttcgacatagataatcaacgttgatgttcaaCAATGGAAATTCGCAAACGAATCATTCAGtgtatagttctcatattttaccaagatattccgtaaatttaaaattaaagtACATTTGTTGTCCTCACATGCGTTCTCGTTCATTGcagtactattattactattataaacTTCAACACCTTCAAGATCACCGACCACATTATTCATCACTTCCTGGAATATGCCTGGAGAACAACTTCGACCAAATGGAGGgaagttttattttgaaaggCTAAAAGGAGTGTTAGTTGTTGTCAaaatagatgaagattgatctGGAAGAATTCGAAGATATGAATCATTCAATTCAACTTTCCAGAACACCTTGGAACCACGAAGTCGATTTAGAATATCATCAGCTTCTCCTGTCATTCACGTTTGGTTCAACAAACAGTAGTTCAGTGTTAGTCTATAGACACCACATATTCTAGGGGTCTTGCCACCCGACTTCAAGGGTATAACAATAGTAGTACCTCATGCTAAACACTGGATCGGTTCGATTAAACGTTTCGTACATGAATCGGTTTATGTCTTTATGTACTGTTTCTTGGAGGCCATTGAGAACTATTCTTCCTTTAGGAAAGTCTGAATCATCCTGTACTTAAGGTTTTATGGGCTAAATTTTCAAACCCCCACTTAGCATATTCATCTAACAAATCTTCAATTAGAGTATCAGACATTTCTTTAGAAACTATTAAAGACAACCCCACTTTAGTCcttttcaaatttttaaacCCATTATTGATGGTCCTGTTTCACCAACTAAAAACCCACAAGGCatatatgaataattatcatCTCGTATTGGCAATTCGCAGCATCCTCGAATGGGAAGTTTATTTTAGTAATCTCCAATACTGAGACTTCAGCGAGTCGTACTACAACATTAGAATCCAAAGATTTCAGGTTATTGTATGAAATAATGAACTCTATACTACCTGTGTCTACAATAATGTCATGAAATGAAGCGAGGAATGTATATATTCGtttttgaatatgaacattGCCTTTCGAAGTGGTGGGTAAACATAAATGATCATTAGGAACGGCCTAATTATTGGGATCTAAATTACTAGACTTGGTACTACTTGAagcaaagtgaacagtagttttgcatACTGTGTTCTACCTtgccacatttaaaacatttataattactaaacgAACACGAATTAAGTGGATGAAATCTGACACAGGACAAACACTTACCAAACTTGTTCTCACATTTGTGATTTACTTTGCAATTCCTTGTTAAATCACGCTTTATATTTTTACAAGAATAGGAATCACTATTGACCGAATGCAAGTTTGATCGACCCTGAGATTGTATTTCATCATCACGACTGAGCAAAGTATTATAAATTTTCATCGACTGGATATCTAGAGTCCATTCACTGATTTGTAGTTAATACACGCAGTTCTAGCATCTTGAACCGTTCGACATTCTTAACAGCTTTCTTTCCAGACCCGGTATGCTAATTCCTGCAATCAGTCTGTCACGAGGCTGCACAAGAAGTTGATCACCGAAATTGCATTTGACAGCTTGTCTTTGCAATTCAAGGATGAATTCCCCAACCTTTTAGTTATTCTGACGAATCATCTTATGGAATTTTTCTCTCTCACACCATTCAAAACTGGTGCGTTTTAAGTGATTTAATAGCAGTTCCTTAAGAGTTGTATGAGGGCGTGAGATAAGCTTTTCTGGATATGCTGAATTTTTAATAAACTGCAGGCTTCTTTGCCGATGAACGCGAGGAAATGTGTCGCAGATTTATCAGCCGTCACATCTCAAACCTTTCCAAATAATCCTCAAAAGGTTTAGAAGTTGAATGAATGCCCAACTGTTCCGTCACAGGCTCTATTGCGGCACCAATGTGACGATTAGGAGTATCTGAATTATGGAACAAACTAGTAATctcagaaataacgcaatttaatcaagaggCGATAGATGAGCATGAACGAATATATTGTAtctggaattcgaaatcaagcagtcatcaagtacaaaagaatctttagttcatacaaacactacAGTAGCTTAAAAGTTTAAAGAAATACTAAATACTAAACGAAATAAAATTCTCATAGAGACTAATAAGTTAATAATTTTCTTCATTAGATAGTGGAATtctgtatgttttgtttttctcaaCTATGAGTTTGTCAATTAAATGCACTTACATGTTGGTTTGTACTTTTTATTAATAAGACTTGGTCCATAAATTCCATAATTCTAAACAAAAATATTCATTGGTCACTGAACTGATAAATGACTTGTGGtcatgcgcgctgctgaggagtcccatattaggacgaaacggccttctagtaattccagattttccatggtggtctagtttcgatCGACTCACGACTTCAACTACTGAATTACTATactatccacaaaacccttctcTGATTATAATctgatttattgtttaatattaaAACATGTTTTTGCCTTCTGAAAGTAAATACGTTAGTTATGATTGCTTTAAATGAACTCTTAATCGAAAGTTACTAAGGAAAAAGAGAAAGCAGATATATTGACCATTTTTCATATCTGAACAACAGAGGTGATTGAAACTAAATTCCGAGCTTATTTGTTCTTTCACGACAATAAAACATCattgaatttattgaaatgtCTTATTATTGTGGAATTTATCCACAGAACTCAACCTTCTTGTTGTATGAATGAAGAGGGTAGAGAAACACTCATGATCTGTAGTAGTGAGATAGACAGACACCTTTGGTTTCATGTGAAATCATAGACTAATTATCAAGTTCCAATGTAAATTTTCAGAGAAGGTTCTAAGCAgctttaaatatatataatcatgtAGCAAGCCCAAAAATATTGACCGATTGAATAACCATCGACTTTAGTAACAAAGTATACTTATCAAACTACGATTTATCTTTTCATTATAGTGCTGATCATACAAGTTCTGGTTTTCTAGAAGGTGTCTATGTATTAGTTCATAGCTCTGGTAGAGTATCATGGCCAATTCCAGTACAATTGAAAACATCTTGTAAAGTCGACATTACATTATTTCCATTCGACGACGAAAATTGTGAAATACAATTTGGATCATGGATGCATACATCTGATTGGATTGAATATAAATTTCAAattaatcaacaacaacaaacaaaaacTGGAAATACTCTACAAAATTGTTACCTCCTTTAGCATCATTCATGTCAAATGACTCTAATCAGCATTTAAGTAAAGAAAAAAGCGATCATGACGAAGAAGAACAGGATGATGTTGATAGTAGTGATTTTGAAGAAGATTATCTAACTAGAAATGCATTGGATACATCATCTTATTAGGATAGTACAGATTGGATGTTGAAACATGCTATATTATCTTACACCTACCGATCTACTGATACATTGACTGTTTGGAAACCAACTACAAGCATATCAAACATTCAGATTTATGATAACAAACTGGATAGTAGACAAACTGATTTAGTATTGAAATTGTTCTTACAAAGAAGAAGTTTTTTCTATATTTGGAATATTGTTATACCATGTATTCTATTAACATTACTTACATTAATTACATTTTGGACACCAATTGATTCAGGTGAAAAAGTTACATTAGGTTTATCAGTATTTTTAGCTTTTTCTATGTTTATGATGTTGATGGCTGAACGTGTTCCGTCAACAGCTAAAAATATTCCACTTATAGGCGAGTGATATGGatttccttttatttttattgctgAGTACCAATTTATGAAGGGTGAcattttatatataatttagGTAACATAGTGGTTTTTATGGAGATTCACGCACTGTGCACCTATGAATGAAAGCTTTTTAATTCTCTTTATTCCATTTCACTGTCACCTGCCGTCCAATAAGGTTTACAGTTTTAAAAATGACCTCGctaattattattgttggcCGACATTATTGCTATGGTTATTGTGATTTCGGAAGCCTGTTGATGAGACTTTAAGCTTATGNNNNNNNNNNNNNNNNNNNNNNNNNNNNNNNNNNNNNNNNNNNNNNNNNNNNNNNNNNNNNNNNNNNNNNNNNNNNNNNNNNNNNNNNNNNNNNNNNNNNNNNNNNNNNNNNNNNNNNNNNNNNNNNNNNNNNNNNNNNNNNNNNNNNNNNNNNNNNNNNNNNNNNNNNNNNNNNNNNNNNNNNNNNNNNNNNNNNNNNNCGAGTACAGAGTCTTGGTTTCGCCATAGTCAGAGGAAGCAAGCTATTTAGCctaataaactttatctgtttcgaACAGTAACTAGAGCATAGGAAAAAATGAGTCAACGAGGTGAATATTATTttagaatgaacataaaattgtgattggtggataaacaagacatacaaggtcaaagaaaGTTAGTGTGGTGGTgagcgtttcatcttattgtgtgTTTGTTTTGTTGATCTCACTTTACAATGTGTGTTGTTGAGTATCACAATCTGTAATACAATTAAGAGTTACTGCTTAATTTTACAATGTTGTCAACATTAAGAGTGTTTTCAGTAATAAAGATGCCCATTTCGAAGGCtgattttatgtagttgattATACGTGACCGTGAACAATTAGGGTGAAAATAGTTATAAGATGGTTGACGACCatgtaataaaatttttttaacaaGTCAaaaacctttattattattattcgcaaTCTCATGCTTTTGATCAGTATATAAGAGTCAGTGAGAATGCACTTCACCGTTTGTGCTTCTTCGGTAATCACTAATATTCTATATACATCAATGAAACGCGAAATCTGAAGCTTCAAACATTGACAAATAAGTCTACATGCTAGAAGACGCTTCTATTAAGTATAACAATTTATCTAGTTACCTGTCCAGGCCTTTAGTTAGTATCTAGTACAAGAAAAGCTGGATATTTTTTAATTTGAGTTATATTGGAAGATTAGACAAACAATAACATACACTTTAACACCCCCAACTGGATATATTCGATTTGGAAGGTAATGAGAGTTCCGATGCATTTCCGTTACTTCAGCAGCTATCTCCAGCTTCTTTCACGATTCGcatatatctttgtactgttatgatcactagagcacatgacagactctagccaaaaccttgattgcttaaatatcatttgatgattcatcctcctccccaCATATATATGCACTGAAATCCTATTATTAActttt from Schistosoma mansoni, WGS project CABG00000000 data, supercontig 0151, strain Puerto Rico, whole genome shotgun sequence encodes the following:
- a CDS encoding neurotransmitter gated ion channel, putative, which translates into the protein MSPFINWYSAIKIKGNPYHSPISGIFLAVDGTRSAINIINIEKAKNTDKPNVTFSPESIGVQNVINVSNVNRIHGITIFQIKNFFFVRTISILNQFVYYPVCYHKSECLICL